A DNA window from Vibrio cidicii contains the following coding sequences:
- the recX gene encoding recombination regulator RecX has product MYSHYSTAQTCKEAAIQLLSRRDHGQYELRQKLIAKGYASEEADTVIVFCVEHGYLDEQRFAESQIRQHVAKGHGERRIRQELTQKRVADAIIEQALVNEPQDWFELAKQTAWKKFKGQQASDQKAYAKQVRFLQYRGFSFEQISYALSDEE; this is encoded by the coding sequence ATGTATTCCCATTATTCGACGGCGCAAACGTGCAAAGAGGCAGCGATTCAACTCCTGAGTCGGCGCGACCATGGTCAATATGAGTTAAGGCAGAAGCTGATCGCCAAAGGTTACGCCAGTGAAGAAGCCGATACAGTAATTGTTTTTTGTGTTGAACATGGCTATTTGGACGAGCAGCGCTTTGCCGAGAGCCAAATCCGCCAGCACGTAGCAAAAGGGCATGGGGAGCGTCGAATTCGCCAAGAATTGACGCAAAAACGCGTCGCTGATGCCATCATTGAACAAGCGCTGGTCAATGAACCTCAAGATTGGTTTGAATTGGCTAAACAGACCGCATGGAAAAAGTTTAAAGGCCAACAGGCGAGTGATCAAAAAGCCTATGCCAAACAAGTACGCTTTCTTCAATATCGAGGTTTTTCTTTTGAGCAAATCAGCTATGCACTCTCTGATGAAGAGTAA
- the mutS gene encoding DNA mismatch repair protein MutS: MKAEQQHTPMMQQYLKLKAENPEILLFYRMGDFYELFYDDAKRASQLLDISLTKRGASAGEPIPMAGVPFHAVEGYLAKLVQLGESVAICEQIGDPATSKGPVERKVVRIVTPGTVTDEALLSERLDNLIAAIYCHNGKFGYATLDVTSGRFQLSEPQSEEAMAAELQRTSPRELLFPEDFEPVHLMANRKGNRRRPVWEFELDTAKQQLNQQFATRDLVGFGVEHAKLGLCAAGCLIQYVKDTQRTALPHIRSLTYDRQDHSVILDAATRRNLELTQNLAGGTENTLSSVLDHCATPMGSRMLKRWIHQPMRDLNTLNARLDAIGEIKEQACFAELQPIFKQIGDIERILARLALRSARPRDMARLRHAMQQLPDLESELANLTHPHLRQLSQDAAPIDDVCLLLEQAIKENPPVVIREGGVIASGYNAELDEWRNLADGATEYLEQLEAEERDRHGIDTLKVGYNNVHGFYIQVSRGQSHLVPPHYVRRQTLKNAERYIIPVLKEHEDKVLNSKSKALALEKQLWEELFDLLMPQLERLQNLASAIAQLDVLQNLAERADTLDYCRPSLTKEAGIYISAGRHPVVEQVSSEPFIANPIELHAQRKMLIITGPNMGGKSTYMRQTALIALMAHIGSYVPAQSATIGSVDRIFTRIGASDDLASGRSTFMVEMTETANILHNATQNSLVLMDEIGRGTSTYDGLSLAWASAQWLATQIGALTLFATHYFELTELPNQLHHLANVHLDAVEHGDSIAFMHAVQEGAASKSYGLAVAGLAGVPKTVIKNARQKLSQLEQLSKGDVTARPSMVDVANQLSLIPEPSEVEQALASLDPDDLTPRQALEALYRLKKML, from the coding sequence GTGAAAGCCGAACAACAACACACGCCAATGATGCAGCAATATCTCAAGCTGAAAGCTGAGAATCCGGAGATCTTGCTGTTTTATCGTATGGGAGACTTCTATGAGTTGTTTTACGACGATGCGAAGCGTGCTTCGCAACTGTTAGACATCTCGCTGACCAAGCGGGGCGCTTCAGCCGGTGAGCCCATTCCAATGGCTGGCGTCCCATTTCATGCGGTTGAAGGCTATCTTGCTAAGCTGGTGCAATTAGGTGAATCCGTCGCTATCTGTGAGCAGATTGGCGATCCCGCTACCAGCAAAGGGCCTGTTGAACGCAAAGTGGTGCGCATTGTCACGCCCGGTACGGTGACCGACGAAGCGCTGTTGTCTGAACGTCTCGATAACCTCATTGCCGCCATTTACTGCCACAATGGTAAATTTGGCTATGCCACTTTGGATGTCACTTCGGGCCGTTTTCAGCTCTCGGAGCCGCAAAGCGAAGAAGCGATGGCGGCTGAGTTACAGCGCACCTCACCACGGGAATTACTCTTTCCGGAAGATTTCGAACCTGTGCATTTAATGGCCAACCGGAAAGGCAATCGCCGCCGCCCGGTTTGGGAGTTCGAACTAGATACCGCTAAACAGCAGCTCAATCAACAATTTGCCACGCGTGATTTGGTCGGCTTTGGGGTTGAACATGCCAAGCTCGGCCTTTGTGCTGCAGGTTGTTTGATCCAGTACGTCAAAGATACCCAGCGCACCGCTCTGCCGCATATCCGCTCGCTCACTTACGATCGTCAAGATCATTCCGTGATTTTAGACGCCGCAACGCGTCGCAATCTGGAGTTGACGCAGAATCTCGCGGGAGGCACGGAAAATACCCTGTCGTCGGTGCTGGATCACTGTGCAACGCCTATGGGCAGCCGCATGCTCAAACGCTGGATCCATCAACCCATGCGTGATCTCAATACGCTCAACGCGCGTTTAGACGCCATCGGTGAAATCAAAGAGCAAGCATGCTTTGCCGAACTCCAACCGATTTTTAAACAGATTGGCGACATTGAACGTATTCTCGCCCGCTTAGCACTGCGCTCAGCACGCCCTCGAGACATGGCAAGGCTACGACATGCAATGCAGCAACTGCCCGATTTGGAGAGCGAGCTAGCCAACCTAACTCATCCTCATTTACGTCAGTTAAGCCAAGATGCGGCCCCAATCGACGACGTTTGCCTCCTTCTTGAACAAGCGATCAAAGAAAATCCGCCAGTGGTGATCCGCGAAGGTGGAGTGATAGCCAGCGGCTACAATGCTGAACTGGATGAATGGCGTAACCTTGCCGATGGCGCAACCGAATACTTAGAGCAGCTAGAAGCTGAAGAGCGAGATCGTCACGGCATCGACACCCTCAAAGTTGGCTACAACAATGTGCATGGCTTTTACATTCAGGTCAGCCGCGGCCAAAGCCATTTAGTCCCACCTCATTACGTGCGCCGACAAACGCTAAAAAATGCCGAGCGCTACATTATTCCAGTGTTGAAAGAGCACGAAGACAAAGTACTCAATTCCAAATCCAAAGCGTTGGCACTGGAAAAGCAACTTTGGGAAGAACTGTTTGACCTGCTTATGCCGCAGCTTGAGCGTCTGCAAAACTTGGCCAGTGCGATTGCCCAGCTTGATGTGCTGCAAAATCTCGCAGAACGGGCAGACACGCTCGACTACTGTCGCCCCAGTTTGACCAAAGAAGCGGGCATTTACATTTCTGCTGGTCGCCATCCGGTGGTTGAGCAAGTGAGCAGTGAACCTTTTATTGCCAACCCGATTGAACTGCATGCCCAGCGCAAAATGCTGATCATTACGGGACCAAACATGGGCGGTAAATCGACCTATATGCGCCAAACCGCGCTAATTGCGCTGATGGCACATATTGGCTCTTACGTCCCAGCACAATCCGCCACCATCGGCTCAGTGGATCGCATTTTCACCCGCATCGGCGCTTCGGATGATCTGGCGTCTGGCCGTTCGACTTTCATGGTCGAAATGACGGAAACTGCCAATATTTTGCACAACGCAACACAAAATAGCTTGGTACTGATGGATGAAATTGGCCGCGGCACCAGCACTTACGATGGTCTTTCCCTTGCGTGGGCCAGTGCGCAGTGGCTAGCGACTCAGATTGGCGCTCTCACTCTGTTTGCTACACACTATTTCGAGCTAACCGAACTTCCCAACCAACTGCACCACTTGGCCAATGTGCATTTGGACGCAGTAGAGCATGGCGATAGTATTGCCTTTATGCACGCTGTGCAGGAAGGCGCCGCCAGCAAATCTTACGGCTTGGCAGTAGCGGGGCTCGCAGGCGTACCTAAAACGGTGATCAAAAATGCGCGGCAGAAACTGTCTCAATTAGAGCAGTTGAGCAAAGGCGATGTCACGGCAAGACCAAGCATGGTGGATGTAGCCAATCAGCTTAGCTTGATCCCTGAACCCAGCGAAGTGGAACAAGCACTGGCAAGTCTTGATCCTGATGATCTCACGCCACGCCAAGCTCTCGAAGCCTTGTATCGCTTGAAGAAAATGCTCTAA
- a CDS encoding peptidoglycan DD-metalloendopeptidase family protein, giving the protein MSLFRTFQLVSLLGAVQLVGCAAHSPAPVSGLEKDYSSVERGSYRGSYYEVEKGDTLYFISYVTNKDVNDLIRYNNLSPPYTIFPGQKLKLWGPAYVAPKFGNLTEAAPVIVSAPVVPSKSVSVSPPETLKSSKNSIEKSEQKPLEVVKKDSSGKVEQSKSKEYVEPKGKENVIPTAKPTQPDNDKIAKWLWPTKGRVIKSFSAGEQGNKGIDIAGQRGQSIVSTAAGVVVYSGNALRGYGNLIIVKHNDNYLSAYAHNDRLLVTEGQSVTAGQKIATMGSSGAKSVRLHFEIRYQGKSVNPNRYLP; this is encoded by the coding sequence GTGAGCCTTTTTAGAACATTTCAGCTAGTGAGCTTGCTTGGTGCGGTGCAGTTAGTTGGCTGCGCAGCACACTCGCCTGCGCCCGTTTCAGGATTGGAGAAAGACTACTCATCCGTAGAGCGCGGCAGCTATCGAGGCAGCTACTATGAAGTGGAAAAGGGTGACACGCTCTATTTCATTTCTTATGTCACAAATAAAGATGTAAATGATCTCATCCGTTACAACAACCTTTCGCCACCGTACACCATCTTTCCCGGGCAAAAACTCAAACTTTGGGGGCCTGCATACGTTGCCCCCAAATTTGGTAATTTGACCGAAGCTGCACCAGTTATAGTTTCTGCGCCTGTTGTCCCATCGAAAAGCGTGTCAGTTTCTCCTCCTGAAACGTTAAAATCGAGTAAAAACTCTATCGAAAAAAGTGAGCAAAAGCCGCTTGAAGTGGTTAAAAAAGATTCATCTGGGAAGGTTGAACAATCCAAATCAAAGGAGTATGTTGAGCCTAAAGGTAAAGAAAATGTTATTCCAACAGCAAAACCAACCCAGCCAGATAATGACAAAATAGCCAAGTGGTTGTGGCCAACAAAAGGGAGAGTTATCAAGAGTTTCTCTGCGGGAGAACAAGGAAACAAAGGGATTGATATTGCAGGACAGCGAGGTCAATCGATAGTTTCAACCGCAGCAGGAGTGGTAGTTTATTCAGGTAATGCGCTGCGTGGATACGGTAATCTGATTATCGTGAAACATAATGATAACTACTTAAGCGCTTACGCTCACAACGATCGGTTGCTAGTAACGGAAGGACAAAGTGTTACTGCCGGGCAAAAAATCGCTACCATGGGTAGCTCTGGTGCCAAATCTGTACGCTTGCACTTTGAAATCCGCTACCAAGGTAAGTCGGTGAATCCAAATCGCTATTTACCTTAA
- a CDS encoding protein-L-isoaspartate(D-aspartate) O-methyltransferase, whose amino-acid sequence MSNPHAGRLVQFLVAQGIQDQAVLEAIHRIPRENFVSQAMMHQAYDNNALPIGQGQTISQPYIVAKMTELLRLKRDSKVLEIGTGSGYQTAVLALLVDHVYSVERIKALQWEAKRRLKQLDIYNISTKHGDGWQGWESKGPFDAIIVTAAAENVPNALIEQLAQGGRLVIPVGTEEQQLLCIERCDDQITSSVIESVNFVPLVAGETGVGGASEREPF is encoded by the coding sequence ATGAGTAATCCACACGCAGGTCGTTTGGTGCAGTTTCTTGTTGCCCAAGGCATCCAAGATCAAGCGGTATTAGAGGCGATTCATCGTATCCCAAGAGAAAATTTTGTCTCTCAGGCAATGATGCATCAGGCCTATGACAACAACGCATTGCCGATTGGACAAGGTCAGACCATTTCTCAGCCTTACATCGTGGCCAAGATGACCGAGCTTTTACGCCTGAAAAGGGACAGTAAAGTGCTGGAGATAGGAACGGGTTCGGGTTATCAAACCGCCGTGCTGGCGCTACTGGTGGATCATGTCTACTCCGTTGAGCGAATTAAAGCGCTGCAATGGGAAGCGAAGCGCCGACTTAAGCAGTTGGATATCTATAATATCTCCACTAAACATGGTGATGGCTGGCAGGGCTGGGAAAGCAAAGGCCCATTTGATGCCATTATTGTTACGGCGGCAGCGGAAAATGTGCCAAATGCCTTAATAGAGCAATTAGCACAAGGGGGGCGACTGGTGATCCCTGTGGGGACCGAAGAGCAGCAGCTGCTGTGCATTGAACGCTGTGATGATCAAATTACCTCTAGCGTGATTGAAAGCGTCAACTTTGTTCCCTTAGTCGCTGGCGAAACTGGCGTAGGGGGAGCGAGTGAGCGTGAGCCTTTTTAG
- the surE gene encoding 5'/3'-nucleotidase SurE codes for MDEKQNKPLRILLSNDDGVFAEGINALADELREIAQVIVVAPDRNRSGASNSLTLEQPLRVNRIGDDVYSVQGTPTDCVHFALNELLKDNLPDLVLSGINHGANLGDDVLYSGTVAAAMEGHFLGVQSIAFSLVGKHHFSSAAKIARQLVEQHLTCPIPTNRLLNVNIPDRPFEQLQQIEVTRLGARHHAENMIKQQDPRGHTIYWLGPPGKEQDAGMGTDFFAIEQGVVSITPLQVDLTAHESLRAMDGWLKDASHE; via the coding sequence ATGGATGAAAAGCAGAATAAACCGTTACGGATTCTACTAAGCAATGACGATGGCGTGTTTGCCGAAGGGATTAACGCATTAGCCGATGAATTGCGTGAGATAGCACAGGTGATTGTTGTGGCTCCAGATAGAAACCGCTCTGGCGCGTCAAACTCTTTGACGTTAGAACAACCATTACGTGTTAATCGCATTGGTGACGATGTTTATTCTGTGCAGGGCACACCGACCGATTGCGTGCACTTTGCGCTCAATGAATTGCTAAAAGATAATTTGCCGGATCTGGTGCTGAGCGGGATCAATCACGGTGCCAATCTAGGCGATGATGTGCTCTATTCTGGTACTGTGGCGGCGGCAATGGAAGGACATTTTCTCGGTGTTCAGTCCATTGCTTTTTCTCTGGTCGGCAAGCACCATTTTTCCAGCGCAGCCAAAATAGCGCGTCAGTTGGTTGAGCAACATTTAACTTGCCCCATTCCAACCAATCGTCTGTTGAACGTCAACATTCCTGATCGGCCATTTGAGCAGTTGCAGCAAATTGAAGTCACCCGATTAGGCGCTCGTCATCACGCTGAAAATATGATTAAACAACAAGATCCTCGAGGTCATACGATTTATTGGCTCGGCCCTCCTGGGAAAGAGCAAGATGCGGGTATGGGGACCGATTTTTTTGCGATTGAGCAAGGTGTCGTCTCGATAACGCCTCTGCAAGTGGATCTGACTGCGCATGAGTCGCTACGGGCGATGGACGGTTGGTTAAAGGATGCAAGCCATGAGTAA
- the truD gene encoding tRNA pseudouridine(13) synthase TruD, with protein MTDILASLAYLAGKPTAQAKIKAKPEHFQVKEDLGFSFTGQGEHLMVHIRKTGENTSFVANELAKVCGVPSQNVSWAGLKDRHAVTEQWLSVHLPTGGIPNFEAFLAQYPSIEILAVTRHNKKLRPGDLLGNEFVVTLSEVTDVADVERRLERIQQVGVPNYFGSQRFGRDGNNLDEARRWGRENVRTRNQNKRSMYLSTARSWIFNRIVSARLLQGIFDQVIDGDVVLSQEGQETIDATNLPQAQARFERGEVMISAALAGDNALPTQASALALEQPILDEETDLMALIRGNRMRHDRRAISLKPQNLTWSVVGDEITLCFALDAGSFATSIVRELVQEIAFEREYQ; from the coding sequence ATGACAGATATCCTCGCTTCTTTGGCATACCTCGCGGGTAAGCCGACGGCACAAGCCAAAATCAAAGCCAAACCTGAGCACTTTCAAGTCAAAGAGGATTTGGGTTTTTCCTTCACTGGTCAAGGTGAGCATCTGATGGTGCATATCCGAAAAACGGGGGAAAACACCAGTTTTGTCGCCAATGAATTGGCAAAGGTGTGCGGGGTACCATCGCAAAACGTTAGTTGGGCAGGCCTTAAAGATCGCCACGCCGTGACAGAGCAATGGTTGAGTGTCCATTTGCCTACTGGCGGAATTCCCAACTTTGAGGCTTTTCTTGCTCAGTATCCGAGCATCGAAATTTTGGCCGTGACTCGTCACAATAAGAAGCTTCGCCCGGGCGATTTGCTCGGCAATGAGTTTGTGGTGACCTTAAGCGAAGTGACGGATGTGGCGGACGTAGAACGCCGTTTAGAGCGAATCCAACAGGTTGGTGTGCCAAACTATTTTGGTAGCCAGCGCTTTGGTCGCGATGGCAATAATCTTGATGAGGCTCGCCGTTGGGGGCGAGAAAATGTGCGTACTCGCAACCAAAATAAACGCAGCATGTATCTATCGACAGCACGCTCGTGGATTTTCAATCGCATCGTGTCCGCTCGCTTGCTGCAAGGGATCTTTGACCAAGTGATCGACGGGGATGTTGTCTTGTCTCAAGAGGGACAAGAAACGATCGATGCAACGAATTTACCTCAGGCTCAAGCGCGTTTTGAACGTGGAGAGGTGATGATTAGTGCGGCCTTAGCGGGCGACAACGCACTGCCCACACAAGCTTCGGCGCTGGCACTAGAGCAGCCGATACTGGATGAAGAAACGGATTTGATGGCGTTGATTCGCGGCAATCGCATGCGCCATGACCGACGAGCCATAAGCTTGAAACCACAAAACCTCACTTGGTCAGTGGTAGGAGATGAGATAACGCTGTGTTTTGCACTGGATGCAGGCTCCTTTGCGACTTCGATTGTGCGTGAATTAGTGCAGGAAATAGCGTTCGAAAGAGAGTACCAATAA